A genomic segment from Streptosporangium roseum DSM 43021 encodes:
- a CDS encoding MFS transporter, whose amino-acid sequence MSFPETPPAAAGAECPSAPAHAPAGGARDSRRAWLAAAGATLAASVVYGLAYSYGQFFGPMAQAFHAGDGAASVVFSITTLLGFGLSAVTGPVADRAGPRLMLLVGAVCLGLGLHLTAISDALWQAYLAYGLGIGLGVGCVYVPVVTATGRWFDRYRTVATGSVVTGVGIGTVVSSPLSAWMVSHFGWRHAYEYYAVGGAALLLLAAALVGRPPQAPDAPIAAQRPPARGFRTLYVASLLVCMANYVPFAHLALSAQRLGIGALAAAALISAIGISSIAGRLVITALADRFGSLALFKACHAGIGLGLLVWTTARGYGGLLAFAVIHGTMYGGYSALLPVVLADQFGLARLGRLLGLLFTALGAGSALGPALVGYLVQSTGGYGTALTALTVLGLLGAGIVMSYRERSTP is encoded by the coding sequence ATGTCGTTCCCCGAAACACCACCGGCCGCGGCCGGGGCCGAGTGTCCGTCGGCGCCCGCGCACGCGCCTGCCGGGGGCGCGCGAGACTCGCGCCGCGCGTGGCTGGCGGCGGCGGGCGCGACGCTCGCCGCATCCGTGGTCTATGGGCTGGCGTACAGCTACGGGCAGTTCTTCGGGCCCATGGCCCAGGCCTTTCACGCCGGTGACGGCGCGGCGTCCGTGGTCTTCTCGATCACGACCTTGCTGGGGTTCGGCCTGAGCGCCGTCACCGGCCCTGTCGCGGACCGGGCCGGGCCCCGCCTGATGCTGCTCGTCGGCGCCGTCTGCCTGGGGCTCGGCCTTCACCTCACCGCGATCTCGGACGCGCTGTGGCAGGCGTACCTGGCCTACGGGCTCGGTATTGGGCTGGGAGTCGGGTGCGTGTACGTCCCGGTGGTCACCGCCACCGGCCGCTGGTTCGACCGCTACCGAACGGTCGCCACCGGCAGCGTGGTCACCGGCGTGGGGATCGGCACGGTCGTCAGCTCGCCGCTGTCGGCCTGGATGGTGAGCCATTTCGGCTGGCGGCACGCCTACGAGTACTACGCCGTCGGGGGAGCCGCTCTGCTGCTGCTGGCCGCCGCCCTCGTCGGCCGGCCGCCACAGGCGCCGGACGCCCCCATCGCCGCGCAACGGCCGCCCGCGCGTGGATTCCGCACCCTCTACGTGGCGTCGCTGCTCGTCTGCATGGCCAACTACGTTCCGTTCGCGCACCTCGCTCTCTCGGCGCAGCGCCTGGGCATCGGCGCCCTGGCCGCCGCGGCCCTGATCTCCGCCATCGGCATCAGCAGCATCGCGGGCCGCCTGGTGATCACCGCCCTCGCCGACCGGTTCGGGTCGCTCGCCCTCTTCAAGGCCTGTCATGCGGGGATCGGCCTGGGCCTGCTGGTGTGGACGACCGCGCGGGGTTACGGGGGGTTGCTGGCGTTCGCGGTCATCCACGGCACCATGTACGGCGGCTACAGCGCCCTCCTCCCCGTCGTGCTGGCCGACCAGTTCGGCCTGGCACGCCTCGGCAGGCTGCTCGGCCTGCTGTTCACCGCACTCGGCGCGGGCTCCGCACTCGGCCCCGCGCTGGTCGGCTACCTCGTCCAGAGCACCGGCGGGTACGGGACGGCCTTGACGGCTCTGACCGTGCTCGGCCTCCTGGGCGCCGGCATCGTCATGAGCTACCGGGAGCGGAGCACCCCGTGA
- a CDS encoding pyridoxamine 5'-phosphate oxidase family protein → MNSTGHGPLSPTARSTVRRYHERAATDRQALYDVLDAGLVCHLGFVADGGPVVLPSVYGREGDTLYLHASAGARSARVLAPGAPICVTVTHLDAIVYARSVYHNSVNYRSAVVHGTGRLLREEEKRHGMRVVAEHLAPGAWDYGHEPDRKVLARVAVMTLDLAEASVKIRDAPPNDHGDQVDLDKWAGLLPVRTSFGVPEPEARVPDGLPVPEHIRSRRM, encoded by the coding sequence TGAACAGTACCGGGCATGGCCCCCTGTCACCCACGGCACGCAGCACCGTACGCCGCTACCACGAGCGCGCCGCGACCGACCGTCAGGCTCTGTACGACGTGCTGGACGCCGGGCTCGTCTGCCACCTGGGGTTCGTCGCGGACGGCGGACCTGTCGTGCTGCCCAGCGTGTACGGCCGCGAGGGCGACACGCTGTACCTGCACGCATCGGCTGGCGCCCGCAGCGCGCGCGTCCTCGCCCCCGGAGCGCCGATATGCGTGACGGTGACCCATCTCGATGCCATCGTCTACGCGCGCTCGGTCTACCACAACTCTGTGAACTACCGCTCGGCCGTCGTCCACGGAACCGGCCGGCTCCTGCGCGAGGAGGAGAAGCGGCACGGCATGCGGGTCGTGGCCGAGCATCTCGCGCCGGGCGCGTGGGACTACGGGCACGAACCGGACCGCAAGGTGCTGGCCCGGGTCGCCGTCATGACCCTGGACCTGGCCGAGGCGTCGGTGAAGATCCGCGACGCGCCGCCCAATGATCACGGCGACCAGGTCGACCTGGACAAGTGGGCCGGTCTGCTGCCGGTGCGCACGTCCTTCGGCGTCCCCGAGCCTGAGGCGCGGGTGCCCGACGGGCTGCCGGTGCCGGAGCACATCCGCTCCCGCCGGATGTGA
- a CDS encoding Cgl0159 family (beta/alpha)8-fold protein: MAARVGEIVRTRVHNPEAIAEAAKRRVPASSVVGEHGRAMIIAADHPARGALGAGGDSMAMADRGALLDRLCVALERPGVTGVMGTADILEDLLLLGVLDGKSVFGSMNRAGLAGSTFEIDDRFTAYDAETIASMGFDGGKTLTRIALDDAATPSVLENTARAVNELNDRKLIAMVEPFISRWNNGKICNDLSPEAVIQSITIACALGRRTAYTWLKLPVIEDMTEVLAASTLPVLLLGGDGTDPEQVFARWERALKMPSALGLVPGRTLLYPADGDVAGAVDRAVSLL; the protein is encoded by the coding sequence ATGGCTGCCAGGGTGGGCGAGATCGTGCGCACGCGGGTACACAACCCTGAGGCGATTGCCGAGGCGGCGAAGCGACGCGTGCCGGCGTCTTCCGTGGTGGGGGAGCATGGCCGGGCGATGATCATCGCTGCGGACCATCCGGCGCGCGGCGCGCTCGGCGCCGGCGGGGATTCGATGGCCATGGCCGATCGGGGCGCGCTCCTGGACCGGCTCTGCGTGGCGCTGGAACGCCCTGGGGTGACCGGAGTGATGGGCACGGCCGACATCCTGGAAGATCTGCTGCTGCTCGGCGTGCTGGACGGCAAGTCGGTGTTCGGATCGATGAACCGGGCCGGCCTGGCCGGCTCGACGTTCGAGATCGATGACCGCTTCACCGCCTATGACGCGGAGACCATCGCCTCCATGGGCTTCGACGGGGGCAAGACGCTGACCCGGATCGCGTTGGATGACGCGGCGACGCCTTCTGTGCTGGAGAACACGGCCCGGGCCGTGAACGAACTCAACGACCGCAAGCTGATCGCGATGGTCGAACCGTTCATTTCCCGATGGAACAACGGCAAGATCTGCAATGACCTGTCGCCCGAGGCCGTGATCCAGTCGATCACGATCGCCTGCGCGCTGGGGCGACGTACCGCCTATACCTGGCTGAAGCTCCCCGTGATCGAGGACATGACCGAGGTTCTGGCGGCATCGACCCTGCCCGTGTTGCTGCTCGGGGGCGACGGCACCGACCCTGAGCAGGTGTTCGCCAGGTGGGAACGCGCGCTGAAGATGCCCAGCGCGCTGGGCCTGGTGCCTGGCCGGACGCTGCTGTATCCGGCCGATGGGGACGTGGCCGGTGCTGTGGACAGGGCGGTCAGCCTGTTGTGA
- a CDS encoding NADH:flavin oxidoreductase, giving the protein MADTVADVFAPAKLGPITLRNRLIKSATFEGRTPEALVSDDLVEFHRRTAAGGVGMTTVAYCAVAPEGRTERRQIWMRAEAVPGLRRLADAVHAEGAAVSAQIGHAGPVANPASNRLPALAPTRRLNPMSMTMTRAATIPDIERVVRAHADAALVAAESGFDAVEIHMGHNYLASAFLSPRLNHRADAYGGSLANRARMAREVARAVRDAVGDRIAILAKLNMDDGVRGGLVIEESLQVAAWLEEDGGLDAIELTEGSSLLNPMYLFKGDVPLKEFAGVFPQPQRLGVRLLGRSLLRAYPYRDAYLLDDARRFRAALRMPLVLLGGITDRRTMDLAMREGFEFAAMGRALLMEPDLPIRIRRDRATASRCVHCNKCMPTIYTGTRCALTDP; this is encoded by the coding sequence ATGGCCGACACCGTTGCCGACGTCTTCGCCCCCGCGAAGCTCGGGCCGATCACCCTGCGCAACCGCCTGATCAAGTCCGCCACCTTCGAGGGCAGGACCCCGGAGGCGCTGGTCTCCGACGACCTGGTCGAGTTCCACCGGCGGACGGCCGCCGGTGGCGTGGGCATGACCACCGTCGCCTACTGCGCGGTCGCCCCCGAGGGGCGCACCGAGCGGCGGCAGATCTGGATGCGGGCGGAGGCCGTCCCCGGGCTGCGCCGGCTCGCCGACGCCGTACACGCCGAGGGGGCGGCCGTCTCCGCGCAGATCGGTCACGCCGGTCCGGTGGCCAACCCGGCCTCCAACCGGCTCCCCGCGCTGGCACCCACCCGCCGGCTCAACCCGATGAGCATGACCATGACCCGCGCGGCGACGATCCCGGACATCGAACGCGTCGTGCGGGCGCACGCCGACGCGGCGCTCGTCGCGGCGGAGTCCGGCTTCGACGCCGTCGAGATCCACATGGGACACAACTACCTGGCCAGCGCCTTCCTCAGCCCCCGGCTCAACCACCGAGCCGACGCGTACGGCGGGAGCCTGGCCAACCGCGCCCGGATGGCCCGCGAGGTGGCCCGCGCCGTCCGCGACGCCGTCGGCGACCGGATCGCGATCCTGGCCAAGCTCAACATGGACGACGGGGTCCGCGGCGGCCTGGTGATCGAGGAGAGCCTCCAGGTCGCGGCCTGGCTGGAGGAGGACGGCGGCCTCGACGCCATCGAGCTGACCGAGGGCAGCTCGCTGCTCAACCCGATGTACCTGTTCAAGGGGGACGTCCCGCTCAAGGAGTTCGCCGGGGTCTTCCCGCAGCCGCAACGGCTGGGCGTGCGGCTGCTGGGCCGCAGCCTCCTGCGGGCCTACCCCTACCGGGACGCCTACCTCCTCGACGACGCCCGCCGGTTCCGGGCCGCCCTGCGCATGCCGCTGGTCCTGCTCGGCGGCATCACCGACCGCCGGACCATGGACCTGGCCATGCGGGAGGGCTTCGAGTTCGCGGCCATGGGCAGGGCGCTGCTCATGGAACCCGATCTGCCGATCCGGATCAGGCGGGACCGGGCCACCGCGTCCCGGTGCGTCCACTGCAACAAGTGCATGCCGACCATCTACACCGGCACGCGGTGCGCGCTCACCGATCCGTAG
- a CDS encoding MarR family winged helix-turn-helix transcriptional regulator — protein MPNEARERLIKQVVADSRRHYAAYTLFNQALADHLGLHPTDLQCLSLLSLEEEPLTTGEIAKLTGLTSGSATRLVDRLDRAGLVVRRGDPADRRKTLVSLAPKPVSEVDDAWDTPGEAFLSALDDFTDEQLAVIGDYLRRVSAVGTEQASRLASAPGTGDS, from the coding sequence ATGCCGAACGAGGCCCGGGAGCGGCTGATCAAGCAGGTGGTCGCCGACAGCCGCAGGCACTACGCCGCCTACACGCTGTTCAACCAGGCTCTCGCCGACCATCTGGGGCTCCATCCCACCGATCTGCAGTGCCTCAGCCTGCTCTCGCTCGAGGAGGAGCCGCTGACCACGGGAGAGATCGCCAAACTGACCGGCCTGACGTCGGGATCGGCCACCCGGCTGGTGGACCGGCTGGACAGGGCCGGCCTGGTGGTCCGCCGCGGCGACCCCGCCGACCGCAGGAAGACGCTGGTCTCACTGGCCCCCAAGCCGGTGTCGGAGGTGGACGACGCCTGGGACACCCCCGGCGAGGCCTTCCTCTCGGCCCTGGACGACTTCACCGACGAGCAGCTCGCCGTCATCGGCGACTACCTCCGCCGGGTCTCCGCGGTCGGCACCGAGCAGGCCTCCCGGCTGGCCTCCGCCCCCGGCACCGGGGACTCCTAG